A region of Nitrospirota bacterium DNA encodes the following proteins:
- a CDS encoding transglycosylase SLT domain-containing protein, with product MVNTMFSLFGRANATRQPSAIGSWSAVGVFFFSLAAILHLPVFAQAEIYQFIDANGTVSLTNVPSDSRYRRIDLDSTSLRATLSEKELERVIARHSRRHRLHPALLRAVIKAESDFDPMAVSRAGAVGLMQLMPQTAVQLDVRDIYDPDENIGGGARHLRYLLDRFHGNLPLALAAYNAGETLVERYRTLPPIDETRRYVSKVLRYYRHFLFADAGSGLKTVTAPARATRSPDLAFSAPPRP from the coding sequence ATGGTCAACACGATGTTCTCGTTGTTCGGCAGAGCGAACGCAACCCGTCAACCGAGCGCCATCGGTTCCTGGTCGGCTGTCGGCGTGTTCTTCTTTTCCCTGGCGGCGATCCTCCACCTCCCTGTTTTCGCTCAGGCCGAAATCTACCAGTTTATCGACGCCAACGGCACCGTGTCCCTGACCAACGTGCCGTCCGATTCCCGCTACCGGAGAATCGACCTAGATTCGACAAGCCTGCGTGCCACCCTGTCCGAAAAAGAGTTGGAACGCGTGATTGCGCGGCACTCCCGGCGACACCGCCTTCACCCTGCGCTGCTACGGGCGGTGATTAAAGCGGAGTCCGATTTCGACCCCATGGCAGTCTCCCGAGCCGGAGCCGTGGGACTCATGCAGTTGATGCCGCAAACAGCCGTGCAGTTGGACGTGCGAGACATCTACGATCCCGACGAGAATATCGGTGGAGGAGCCAGGCACCTGCGCTACCTTCTCGACCGCTTCCACGGCAATCTTCCGCTCGCCCTCGCGGCCTACAATGCGGGCGAGACCCTCGTTGAACGGTACCGGACGCTGCCGCCGATCGATGAAACGCGCCGTTACGTCTCCAAGGTCCTCCGCTATTACCGGCATTTCCTGTTCGCCGACGCCGGTTCCGGGCTCAAGACCGTCACCGCGCCCGCCCGCGCCACTCGATCACCAGACCTCGCGTTTTCGGCTCCTCCACGGCCATAA
- the nadB gene encoding L-aspartate oxidase has product MTSATQEKTAEADFLVVGSGVAGLRAALELCLHGRVLILTKGHPFESSSIYAQGGVAVALSEEDDVAIHLTDTLKAGHGLCREEAVRVLVEEGPERIHELIAWGAEFDKVGGKFAFAREAAHSRSRILRARGDATGNEMVRVLLARASRQKQIRQLERHFTVDLVAVDGRCCGALVLDELSGQRMVISAKAVVLATGGAGQIYARTTNPPNATGDGMAMALRAGAVLEDMEFVQFHPTSLYLPSSPPFLLSEAMRGEGGQLRNSKGQLFMHKYHLAGDLAPRDVVARAIWSEMAATRSRHVYLDVTHLDATFIKRRFPTIYATCLRYDIDITEEWIPVSPSAHYMMGGVRTDLTGATSLPGLFAAGEVACSGVHGANRLASNSLLEGLVFGTRAARAATEFASRLRAVPVVPSAKELEGGALCELEDAEKLRSSLRRLMWGKVGLVRTRDSLASATAQLSRWSRLVSRSFGTRTALEVKNMIQVAQCIAEAALWRENSIGAHYRADFPEKTRPGWRQHSQVAQAKERVMAVEEPKTRGLVIEWRGRAR; this is encoded by the coding sequence ATGACGTCGGCGACTCAGGAGAAAACGGCAGAGGCGGATTTTCTGGTCGTCGGGAGCGGCGTGGCAGGCTTGCGCGCTGCGCTCGAGCTGTGCTTGCATGGCCGCGTTTTGATCCTTACGAAAGGTCACCCGTTCGAAAGCAGTTCGATCTATGCGCAGGGCGGGGTCGCGGTGGCGTTGAGCGAGGAAGATGATGTGGCCATTCATCTGACCGACACGCTGAAGGCGGGGCACGGGCTCTGCCGGGAAGAGGCCGTGCGGGTGTTGGTGGAAGAGGGCCCGGAACGGATTCACGAACTCATTGCATGGGGGGCCGAATTCGACAAGGTCGGTGGAAAATTCGCCTTTGCCCGGGAGGCGGCGCACAGCCGCAGCCGCATCCTCCGGGCGCGTGGGGATGCGACCGGCAACGAGATGGTTCGGGTGCTGCTGGCGCGGGCGAGCCGGCAGAAGCAGATCCGGCAGCTTGAGCGGCACTTCACGGTGGATCTGGTCGCCGTGGATGGACGATGTTGCGGCGCGCTGGTGCTCGACGAACTGTCGGGACAGCGAATGGTGATCTCCGCCAAAGCAGTGGTGCTTGCGACCGGAGGGGCCGGGCAGATCTATGCGCGGACGACGAATCCGCCCAATGCGACCGGGGATGGCATGGCGATGGCCTTGCGGGCCGGCGCGGTTCTAGAGGATATGGAGTTCGTGCAGTTCCATCCCACCTCGCTCTATCTGCCGTCCAGCCCGCCGTTTCTCCTCTCCGAGGCGATGCGCGGGGAAGGCGGCCAACTCCGCAACAGCAAGGGCCAGCTCTTCATGCACAAGTACCACCTGGCGGGAGACCTGGCGCCGCGCGACGTCGTCGCCCGCGCGATCTGGTCCGAGATGGCGGCGACCCGCTCCCGCCACGTCTACTTGGACGTCACGCACCTGGACGCGACTTTCATCAAACGGCGGTTTCCGACCATCTACGCCACGTGCCTGCGCTACGACATCGATATCACGGAGGAGTGGATTCCGGTCTCGCCCAGCGCCCATTACATGATGGGAGGGGTACGGACCGACCTGACCGGCGCGACAAGCCTGCCCGGCCTCTTCGCAGCCGGGGAAGTCGCATGCAGCGGCGTTCACGGCGCCAATCGCCTGGCCAGCAACTCGCTGTTGGAAGGGCTGGTGTTCGGAACCCGGGCGGCGCGGGCGGCAACGGAGTTCGCTTCGCGCCTGCGAGCCGTCCCGGTGGTTCCGTCCGCGAAAGAACTGGAAGGCGGCGCATTGTGTGAACTGGAGGATGCGGAGAAACTTCGGAGTTCGTTGCGTCGGCTGATGTGGGGAAAAGTCGGACTGGTCCGGACGCGGGATTCACTGGCCAGCGCGACGGCGCAGTTGTCGCGCTGGTCGCGCCTGGTATCACGCTCCTTCGGGACAAGGACGGCGTTGGAAGTGAAGAATATGATTCAGGTCGCGCAGTGCATCGCCGAGGCGGCGCTATGGCGGGAGAACAGTATCGGCGCGCATTACCGGGCGGACTTCCCCGAAAAAACACGGCCGGGCTGGCGCCAGCATAGCCAGGTGGCGCAGGCGAAAGAGCGGGTTATGGCCGTGGAGGAGCCGAAAACGCGAGGTCTGGTGATCGAGTGGCGCGGGCGGGCGCGGTGA
- a CDS encoding pitrilysin family protein, whose amino-acid sequence MSVGPDSRGGFFANDVGLRRAAARLCALFMLGLVALTVCPPQTGASDLNPIRFVTPNGLTVLFLEQHYLPIVEVHALVKVGSAQDPPDKAGLANLVASLLDEGTTTRSSKQIAEQIDFVGGSLEAKASEDFTTASARVLKKDADLGFSLLADILIRPAFPKQEFERVRTQILGEIVSDNDDPGQVALKAFHRLVFHGHPYRWPVNGTEETVSKITLADVQTFFTKEYLPNQTILAIVGDLTQDQAASLVQTHFGSWKRGSPPLRTTRKPAPVERKTVHLIEKDLTQSTIILGHAGISRTNPDYYAVTVMNHILGAGGFASRLMDSIRDKQGLAYGIMSHFDARLMPGAFMVNLQTRSEATNQAIAGVLNEIKTLRESPVSDQELADAKAFLVGSFPLRLDSTAKLAQVLAQVEFYGLGLDYFMQYPKWIEKVTKDDVLRVAKQYLDPQHYVLVVVGDQAKAKVRQ is encoded by the coding sequence ATGAGTGTCGGACCGGACAGCCGCGGCGGTTTCTTCGCAAACGACGTCGGGCTTCGGCGAGCGGCTGCGCGCCTCTGCGCCCTGTTCATGCTCGGGCTGGTTGCCCTGACCGTCTGTCCTCCACAAACAGGGGCGTCCGATCTCAATCCCATTCGCTTCGTGACACCGAACGGTCTCACGGTGCTGTTCCTGGAGCAGCACTACCTGCCCATCGTGGAAGTCCATGCACTCGTCAAGGTAGGCTCGGCGCAGGACCCCCCGGATAAAGCCGGATTGGCCAATCTCGTCGCCAGCCTGTTGGACGAGGGGACGACGACCCGCAGCAGCAAGCAGATCGCAGAACAAATCGACTTTGTCGGCGGATCGCTGGAAGCCAAAGCCTCCGAGGACTTCACCACGGCGTCGGCTCGCGTGTTGAAAAAGGACGCCGATCTGGGCTTTTCGCTGTTGGCCGATATCCTGATCCGCCCGGCCTTTCCGAAACAGGAATTCGAACGGGTCCGGACTCAGATCCTGGGCGAGATCGTGAGCGACAACGACGACCCGGGCCAAGTGGCGCTGAAGGCGTTTCACCGATTGGTCTTCCACGGCCATCCGTATCGGTGGCCGGTGAACGGCACCGAAGAGACGGTGAGCAAGATCACGCTGGCCGACGTGCAGACGTTCTTTACGAAGGAATACCTGCCGAACCAAACCATCCTGGCGATCGTCGGCGATTTGACGCAGGACCAGGCGGCCTCCCTCGTGCAGACCCATTTCGGATCGTGGAAGCGCGGCTCGCCGCCGCTGCGGACTACGCGTAAACCGGCCCCCGTCGAGCGCAAGACGGTGCACCTGATCGAGAAGGATCTCACGCAGTCCACCATTATCCTGGGCCACGCAGGCATCAGCCGGACCAATCCCGACTACTATGCGGTGACCGTCATGAACCACATCCTGGGGGCCGGGGGATTCGCCTCCCGCTTGATGGATTCGATCCGCGACAAACAGGGACTGGCCTACGGGATCATGAGTCACTTCGACGCCCGCCTGATGCCCGGCGCGTTTATGGTGAACCTGCAGACGCGAAGCGAAGCCACGAACCAGGCCATCGCCGGAGTGCTGAACGAGATCAAGACCCTCCGCGAATCCCCGGTGTCGGATCAGGAACTGGCGGATGCCAAGGCCTTTCTCGTCGGGAGCTTTCCTCTGCGGCTTGATTCCACCGCCAAGCTCGCCCAGGTGTTGGCTCAAGTGGAGTTCTACGGCCTCGGTCTCGATTATTTCATGCAATATCCGAAATGGATCGAGAAGGTCACCAAAGACGACGTCCTCCGTGTCGCGAAGCAGTATCTCGATCCACAGCACTATGTCCTGGTCGTCGTGGGCGATCAGGCGAAGGCGAAAGTGCGGCAGTAG
- a CDS encoding AtpZ/AtpI family protein: MPPSSDPFYTGLGQAVRIGTELLAALIVGGGLGWLADAYLFASSPWGLVIGLGFGAAAGVLNAYRAAQRWPQS, encoded by the coding sequence ATGCCTCCCTCCAGCGATCCGTTCTACACGGGTCTCGGGCAGGCCGTTCGGATCGGAACCGAATTGCTTGCGGCTTTGATCGTGGGAGGGGGCCTTGGCTGGCTCGCCGACGCCTATCTGTTTGCTTCCAGTCCGTGGGGCTTGGTGATCGGACTGGGGTTCGGTGCTGCTGCTGGAGTGCTGAATGCCTACCGAGCAGCCCAGCGGTGGCCGCAGTCATAA
- a CDS encoding pitrilysin family protein, with protein MRYVPLFALSILAAFFLSAHVAGAALPEPREFVLSNGMKVLLVEVPKAPVATVQVWYKVGSRNEVMGRAGLSHMLEHMMFKGTAKYPKGTFDRLIRKNGGISNAFTSQDFTSYFENLAADRVELALELEADRMQGLSLDAKEFQPEREVVKEERRLRTEDDPQSSLVEVLFAQAFMSHPYHWPIIGWFSDLDAMTLEDLQRHYDTYYSPNNATLVIVGDIKVDALLPTIKRLFEPIPRGPNPPPVTVTEPEQRGERRFVLKREAQVPFVILGYRVPNYTSQDSYALDILESILQHGKSSRLYRSLMYEQKLVLAVGAEYGLMQADPGLFYVYALVKPSQKVEAVEEALTREIKRLQAEPPTEQELQRAKNQIEAAYIFQQDSNFRHAMLLGEAETIGAGWRKVGQFLDRIRAVTAKDVQRVARQYLIEDARTVGTLIPLPPRNQHPAPTSAQQLEQ; from the coding sequence ATGCGATACGTGCCGCTGTTCGCTCTCTCGATCCTGGCCGCATTCTTCCTGTCCGCCCACGTCGCGGGCGCGGCCTTGCCCGAGCCGCGCGAGTTCGTGTTGTCGAACGGGATGAAGGTGCTGCTGGTGGAGGTTCCGAAAGCACCGGTGGCGACCGTGCAGGTCTGGTACAAAGTCGGATCGCGCAACGAGGTGATGGGCCGGGCTGGGCTGTCGCACATGCTGGAACACATGATGTTCAAAGGTACGGCCAAGTATCCCAAAGGCACCTTCGACCGACTGATCAGGAAGAACGGCGGCATCAGCAACGCGTTCACCAGTCAGGACTTCACGTCCTACTTCGAGAACCTGGCGGCCGATCGGGTCGAACTGGCCCTGGAGCTTGAAGCGGATCGTATGCAAGGATTATCGCTCGACGCGAAAGAGTTTCAGCCCGAGCGGGAGGTCGTCAAAGAAGAGCGCCGCCTTCGGACCGAGGACGACCCTCAAAGTTCTCTTGTGGAAGTGCTCTTCGCCCAGGCCTTTATGAGCCATCCCTACCATTGGCCGATCATCGGCTGGTTCTCCGATCTCGACGCCATGACGCTGGAAGATCTCCAGCGTCATTACGACACCTACTACTCGCCGAACAACGCGACCCTGGTGATCGTCGGAGACATCAAAGTCGACGCCTTGTTACCGACGATCAAGCGCCTGTTTGAGCCTATTCCTCGAGGGCCGAACCCACCGCCGGTCACCGTCACGGAACCGGAGCAGCGAGGAGAGCGGCGTTTCGTCCTTAAGCGCGAGGCGCAGGTGCCGTTTGTGATTCTGGGCTACCGCGTGCCCAACTACACGAGCCAGGACTCGTACGCGCTCGACATCCTCGAGTCGATCCTGCAGCACGGCAAGAGTTCGCGGCTCTATCGAAGCCTGATGTACGAGCAGAAGCTGGTCCTGGCGGTCGGCGCCGAGTATGGGCTCATGCAGGCCGACCCCGGCCTGTTCTACGTGTACGCCCTTGTGAAGCCGAGCCAGAAGGTGGAGGCCGTGGAAGAGGCGCTGACCCGGGAGATTAAACGGTTGCAGGCCGAGCCGCCGACGGAGCAGGAGCTGCAGCGGGCGAAGAACCAGATCGAGGCCGCGTACATCTTTCAGCAGGATTCCAACTTCCGTCACGCCATGCTGCTCGGCGAGGCGGAGACGATCGGCGCCGGTTGGCGGAAGGTTGGGCAGTTCCTCGACCGCATCCGCGCCGTCACCGCTAAGGACGTTCAGCGCGTCGCACGACAGTATCTGATCGAAGACGCGAGGACCGTCGGCACACTGATTCCCCTTCCCCCTCGGAATCAGCATCCCGCGCCGACATCCGCGCAACAACTCGAACAGTAA
- the larE gene encoding ATP-dependent sacrificial sulfur transferase LarE → MQTILDGMQSVLVAFSGGIDSTFVLKVAHDRLGLRAVAVTAVSPTLPEHELETSRRVAAEIGARHLIVETDQLRIPDFVRNDERRCYHCKTDLYSLLNRMREDLGIAQVVDGTNLDDLGDERPGIAAAREWGVRSPLVEAGLTKADIRALAKDLGLSNWDKPAAACLSSRVPRGVPITKATLTRVERAEAALMEEGFAHVRVRDHGDIARIELAGEEFSRILTDGRCARLAARLKELGFRFVTLDLEGYRQGGAN, encoded by the coding sequence ATGCAGACGATCCTGGACGGAATGCAGTCCGTCCTGGTGGCGTTCTCCGGAGGCATCGACAGTACGTTTGTTCTAAAGGTCGCGCACGACCGGCTTGGCCTGCGCGCCGTAGCCGTCACCGCCGTCTCCCCGACCCTCCCCGAACACGAACTGGAGACGTCCCGCCGGGTAGCGGCGGAGATCGGTGCGCGGCACCTGATCGTCGAGACGGACCAACTGCGGATCCCCGACTTCGTCCGTAACGACGAGCGCCGCTGCTACCACTGCAAGACCGATCTCTATTCCTTGCTCAACAGGATGCGCGAAGATTTAGGGATCGCTCAGGTCGTGGATGGCACCAACCTCGACGATCTCGGCGACGAGCGGCCGGGCATCGCGGCTGCGCGCGAATGGGGTGTTCGTAGTCCGCTCGTCGAGGCCGGACTGACCAAGGCCGACATTCGCGCGCTCGCCAAGGATCTCGGCCTCTCCAATTGGGACAAGCCGGCCGCCGCCTGCCTTTCCTCCCGCGTCCCGCGAGGGGTTCCGATCACGAAGGCGACCTTGACACGGGTCGAACGGGCCGAGGCGGCGTTGATGGAGGAGGGATTCGCGCACGTCCGGGTGAGGGATCACGGGGACATCGCGAGGATTGAGCTCGCCGGAGAGGAATTCTCCCGGATACTGACGGATGGACGGTGCGCCCGCCTTGCTGCGCGCTTAAAGGAATTGGGATTCCGTTTTGTGACGCTGGACCTGGAGGGCTACCGGCAGGGAGGCGCAAACTGA
- the atpF gene encoding F0F1 ATP synthase subunit B — protein sequence MPQFETHFFSSLIFWEIVSFGVLLWVLYKFAFPPILEALETRERKIRESLEQAERHRTEAERKLREYEAKLNAASKEAEAILAQAKERAQRLLEENEQRLTAEAERIKADAAREIEHERRKAIQDIRNQTTELALMVAEKVVERSLTDADHRRFADEALEALAKTCKS from the coding sequence ATGCCACAATTCGAGACCCATTTCTTCTCCTCGCTGATCTTCTGGGAGATCGTCTCGTTCGGAGTGCTGCTGTGGGTGCTCTACAAGTTCGCCTTTCCGCCGATTTTAGAGGCGCTGGAAACACGGGAGCGAAAGATTCGTGAAAGCCTGGAACAGGCCGAGCGGCATCGGACGGAGGCCGAACGGAAGTTGCGCGAATATGAGGCCAAGCTGAACGCCGCTTCCAAAGAGGCGGAAGCCATCTTGGCTCAGGCCAAGGAGCGTGCCCAGCGGCTGCTGGAAGAGAACGAGCAACGGTTGACCGCCGAGGCGGAGCGGATTAAAGCCGATGCCGCCCGCGAGATCGAGCATGAACGCCGGAAGGCCATTCAGGACATCCGCAACCAGACGACCGAACTGGCTCTGATGGTCGCGGAGAAGGTGGTGGAAAGAAGCCTGACGGATGCCGACCACCGGCGGTTTGCCGACGAAGCGCTCGAAGCCTTGGCGAAGACCTGCAAGAGCTGA
- the atpE gene encoding ATP synthase F0 subunit C, whose protein sequence is MDSAASALLGMGLAAAGFAGAGVGIGYIFGKMIEAVARQPEAEGRVGKYMWIGFALVEAIALYGLVIAFIIMGLRK, encoded by the coding sequence ATGGATTCCGCAGCATCAGCGTTGTTGGGCATGGGATTGGCAGCGGCCGGCTTTGCCGGCGCCGGCGTGGGTATAGGGTATATTTTCGGCAAGATGATCGAAGCGGTCGCCAGACAGCCGGAAGCCGAGGGTCGAGTCGGCAAATACATGTGGATCGGGTTCGCTCTGGTCGAAGCGATCGCGCTATATGGGCTGGTGATCGCGTTCATCATCATGGGACTGCGCAAGTAG
- a CDS encoding aminotransferase class IV, whose protein sequence is MWIFLNDRFVRAEEAVVSVFDHGFLYGDGVYETIRSYGPRIFMRDQHLARLRRSAEAIGIEIPIPPKDWPGLLHEAMERNAVGNEQVDAYLRITVTRGEGEIGLDPSLCRHPTVVIVAKALAAYPPRLYRDGACLIIAQTRRNLPAALSPQIKSLNFLNNILAKQEAVRAGAFDCVMLNWQDHLTECTTSNLFFVRSGRLCTPAIECGILDGITRELVLLLAREHSIPTEEGRYGVSTLLEAEECFLTNTSMELMPVTQIDRSPVGTGRPGPMTRQLRTIFAEQRGRFGEDSP, encoded by the coding sequence ATGTGGATCTTTCTGAACGATCGATTCGTACGGGCGGAGGAGGCTGTGGTGTCGGTCTTCGACCATGGCTTTCTTTATGGTGACGGGGTCTATGAAACGATCCGATCGTACGGCCCTCGGATCTTCATGCGGGACCAACACCTCGCCCGGCTACGCCGTTCGGCGGAGGCCATCGGGATCGAGATTCCCATCCCTCCCAAGGACTGGCCCGGCTTACTCCACGAGGCCATGGAACGTAACGCCGTCGGCAACGAGCAGGTCGACGCCTATCTCCGCATCACGGTCACTCGCGGCGAAGGCGAAATCGGGCTGGACCCGTCGCTCTGTCGGCATCCGACGGTCGTCATCGTGGCGAAAGCGCTCGCCGCTTATCCCCCGCGCCTCTATCGAGACGGCGCCTGCCTGATCATCGCGCAGACCCGCCGCAACCTACCCGCCGCCTTATCCCCGCAAATCAAGTCGCTGAACTTCCTCAACAACATCCTGGCGAAGCAGGAAGCGGTTCGAGCGGGAGCCTTTGACTGTGTCATGCTGAATTGGCAGGATCACCTGACCGAATGCACGACCAGCAACCTCTTTTTCGTTCGGAGCGGCCGGCTCTGCACACCGGCGATCGAGTGCGGCATTCTGGACGGGATCACCCGGGAACTTGTCCTCCTCTTGGCTCGCGAGCACAGTATCCCGACTGAAGAAGGTCGGTATGGTGTCTCGACCTTGCTGGAAGCGGAAGAGTGTTTCCTCACCAATACCAGCATGGAACTGATGCCCGTCACACAGATCGATAGGTCGCCGGTCGGGACAGGCCGGCCTGGGCCGATGACCCGGCAGCTCCGCACAATTTTTGCTGAACAGCGTGGACGCTTTGGGGAGGACTCACCGTAG
- a CDS encoding F0F1 ATP synthase subunit A → MDNPLHPFELHELIPISLFGFDISINKAVVMMWVVVGLAAWLMIAAASAKRLVPTKLQSLAEMLVEFVRGIILDTMGKDGMRFFPLVATLFLFILFCNLLGLIPGSYTVTSQIVVTAAFALGVYMLSLVLGFLLHGVKFLGILVPPGTPGWLLPLMVPIEMISQLARPISLAVRLFANMTAGHVILGVLFGLAVAGGLLIGWLPFAFTIAMNGLEVGIAFIQAYIFTVLSCVYLGDAMHLHGHEGHAH, encoded by the coding sequence TTGGACAACCCGCTTCACCCGTTCGAGTTGCACGAGTTGATCCCCATCTCGCTGTTCGGGTTCGATATCTCCATCAATAAGGCTGTGGTGATGATGTGGGTGGTCGTAGGCCTCGCGGCCTGGCTGATGATTGCGGCCGCCTCCGCCAAACGTCTCGTGCCGACCAAGCTTCAGAGCCTCGCCGAGATGTTGGTGGAATTTGTCCGCGGCATCATCCTCGACACCATGGGCAAGGACGGGATGCGGTTTTTTCCGCTCGTGGCGACGTTGTTCCTGTTCATCTTGTTTTGCAACTTATTGGGATTGATCCCCGGCTCCTACACGGTCACGAGCCAGATCGTCGTCACGGCGGCCTTTGCGCTGGGAGTGTACATGCTCAGCCTCGTGCTGGGATTTCTGCTGCACGGGGTCAAGTTTCTCGGGATCCTCGTGCCGCCGGGTACGCCCGGCTGGTTGCTGCCGCTGATGGTCCCGATCGAAATGATCAGCCAACTGGCCAGGCCAATCTCGCTGGCCGTTCGGCTGTTCGCCAACATGACGGCAGGACATGTGATTCTCGGCGTGTTGTTCGGCCTCGCAGTCGCCGGTGGCCTCCTGATCGGATGGCTGCCGTTCGCGTTCACGATCGCCATGAACGGCCTGGAAGTTGGCATCGCATTCATCCAGGCCTATATTTTCACGGTGCTGAGCTGTGTCTACTTAGGCGATGCCATGCATCTGCACGGTCACGAGGGACACGCGCACTAA
- a CDS encoding AURKAIP1/COX24 domain-containing protein yields MSSVLKKRRKKMRKHKYKKLRRRQKFLRRKS; encoded by the coding sequence ATGTCGAGCGTGCTGAAGAAACGCCGGAAGAAGATGCGCAAGCACAAGTATAAGAAACTGCGCCGGCGCCAGAAGTTTCTGCGTCGGAAGAGCTAA
- a CDS encoding anthranilate synthase component I family protein translates to MVHPSRASYLNGPPQPLVLSISQPAADPFELYRRIARPDRPSFFLESGKGGALTARYSFIGSDPYMTLSGKNGYCAVKTPERTVVSARAPFDLLRRVLLDGKISRPEGVPPFFGGAIGFFSYDLARSFETLPTLAKDDLDLPDLCVAFVDLLAAVDHRTRTLHLIFCPPLERMLSEPREKLYREGCDRLAELEARLTSRSLHADDAEPWGKLEMHPDQARQTYMERVRQCQEYIAAGDIYQANLSHRFTLNWEDAAVRPRPGSSTLRQPFALKLFDRLRRVNPAPFSAVLTFDDVCLVSCSPERLIRRQGRRVETRPIAGTRPRGRNRTEDRRLVDDLLADQKERAEHLMLVDLERNDLGRVCEFGSVHVDEFMLVEQYSHVSHIVSNIVGTLRREVDAYDLIKAVFPGGTITGVPKIRCMEIIESLEPVRRGPYTGSLGYLSWSGDLDLNIVIRTLVLTGERGYLQVGAGIVADSDPAREYEETLYKAEAFLKALGESHLRRS, encoded by the coding sequence ATGGTTCATCCCTCGCGCGCGTCTTACCTGAACGGTCCCCCGCAGCCGCTGGTGCTTTCCATTTCTCAACCGGCCGCCGACCCCTTCGAGCTTTACCGTCGTATCGCCAGGCCCGACCGACCGTCGTTTTTCCTGGAAAGCGGCAAGGGCGGCGCCCTGACCGCGCGTTATTCGTTCATAGGCAGCGACCCGTATATGACGCTCTCGGGCAAGAACGGGTACTGCGCCGTGAAGACGCCGGAACGGACGGTGGTCTCAGCACGGGCGCCCTTCGATCTCTTGCGACGCGTCTTGCTGGATGGCAAGATCTCAAGACCTGAGGGGGTCCCGCCGTTTTTCGGAGGAGCCATCGGGTTCTTCAGCTACGACCTCGCCCGCTCCTTCGAGACCCTTCCTACGTTGGCGAAGGACGACCTTGACCTGCCCGATCTCTGTGTGGCCTTTGTCGACCTCCTCGCCGCCGTGGATCACCGGACCCGGACGCTCCACCTGATATTTTGTCCGCCCTTGGAGCGGATGCTGAGCGAACCCAGGGAAAAGCTCTATCGAGAAGGGTGCGATCGCTTGGCGGAACTGGAAGCCAGGCTGACAAGCCGGTCCTTACATGCGGACGATGCGGAACCCTGGGGCAAACTGGAGATGCACCCGGACCAAGCCCGCCAAACCTACATGGAACGGGTGCGGCAGTGTCAGGAGTATATCGCTGCGGGAGATATTTATCAGGCCAACCTCTCCCATCGATTTACGCTGAACTGGGAAGACGCCGCTGTGCGACCCCGTCCCGGCAGTTCCACCCTCCGGCAGCCGTTCGCCTTGAAACTCTTCGATCGCCTCCGCCGTGTGAATCCCGCCCCTTTTTCTGCGGTGCTGACCTTCGACGATGTCTGTCTCGTGAGCTGTTCACCCGAACGACTCATCAGGCGGCAGGGGCGCCGTGTGGAAACCCGCCCGATCGCCGGCACGAGACCGCGGGGTCGGAACCGCACCGAGGATCGGCGCCTCGTCGACGATCTCCTGGCCGACCAAAAGGAGCGCGCCGAACATCTGATGCTGGTCGATCTCGAGCGCAACGATCTGGGCCGTGTCTGCGAATTCGGTTCCGTGCACGTCGACGAGTTTATGCTCGTCGAGCAGTACTCCCACGTCAGCCATATCGTGTCCAACATCGTCGGCACACTGCGCCGCGAGGTGGACGCGTATGATCTGATCAAGGCGGTGTTCCCCGGCGGCACCATCACCGGCGTGCCCAAAATCCGATGCATGGAAATCATCGAAAGCCTGGAACCCGTCCGGCGCGGACCTTATACGGGCTCGCTCGGCTATCTGAGTTGGAGCGGAGACTTGGACTTGAACATTGTGATCCGCACGTTGGTCTTGACCGGCGAACGCGGCTATCTTCAGGTCGGAGCCGGCATCGTGGCGGACTCCGATCCCGCCCGCGAGTATGAGGAAACTTTGTATAAGGCTGAGGCCTTCCTCAAGGCACTCGGCGAATCGCACCTTCGTCGCTCGTGA